Genomic DNA from Mesorhizobium sp. 131-2-1:
CGCGCGCCGCTCGACATTGATCCGGTGTCATAGGCATTTCCCCAACGAATTTGCGACACCATAACGAATTTCGTTTGACTTATCCATGGGCAACGATTATCGTTCGTGTTAACGGTAAACGTTGTCGATCGGAAGTATCCGAAATGACCGCTCTACTTTCTTTGGACCTGACCCCGGCTATCGGTGCTTTCGATGCCCGTATCTCGGACGCTTGGCGCATTTCCAGCCAGGAAGTGGGCGAGGCGATCCGCTTCGTGAAGCAGTACCAGCGCGTCATCGCCGAGCGCGACGAGATGCTGACGCCGGCGTTCCGGCTGCACGACGCCGCCTATGTCGACGTTTGCGAAAAGCGCCTGCCGTGGGCTCTGTCGGTCTACCTCGGGCATGTGCGCCGCATCAGCGAAGCCGAAGCCGAAATGGAAGCTCGCGGCATGGCGTTCGCCAAGTCGTCTTACGCATGGGGCGAGTAGGAGCGCCCTCACCGGACCTCTAACTCTTGGGAGACATACAATGCCGAACACACCAGTTCAGGCAGCCGCCGAAGGCATATCCGAATATCCCCGCAATCCACATCGAATCGGCTTCGTACGTGAACTGCTGATGCGCTGGGGTTCGCGGGCGTCAAACGCGCCCGCCTCGCAAACGTCATTACAGGAGAGTTTCATGAACCAGCATGTAGATCGCCGTGCCCTTCTTGCATCGTCAACGGCAGCCGCTGCCGCAGTGGCTGCCGTCGTAACCGCTACGCAAGATGCCCGCGCAAAGGACACGTCAGTCTCCCCCGAGTTGGAGAGGCTGATCGCTGCGAAGGGCAAAGCCTACAGCGATTTCGATTGCGCCCTAGCCAAGACGTCCGAATTCGAGGAGGCCTATTTCGCTAAGAACAAGAAGGAACTGGTTGTCGATCTGTCGATCGGCGGGGCGCAGTCGTTCAACGTCTCCGCGCACTTCGCGCACTTTGACGTGTTCGACCACTACCGCGATGTGCGGGCCGACATCATCCGGCGATACGAAGAGCAGCACCGTAAGCTGGCGGCAATCGCCAAGATCGCCCCAGCGACTGCGGCGGAAGCCACCGCCGCGCTGCGCAAGGCAGAGGCCAACGACACGCGCGTTCTGCGTCAGGTTCTCCGCGACGAAGTTGACCGTCGCAAGGCCTTCGGTCTCTGGCAGGTCGAGGAGGCCCAGGAAGCGGCGTCCCAGGCGGATCTCGACACGTTCACCGCAATCTGCGCCTACCGCTGCCGGACGTTCGCCGACATCACCCGCAAGGCCGAGGTGCTGGCGCACTACACCGGACAGATGTTTGCCGAGATACAGGCAGAGGACTTTCAGGTCTTGCTCGCCTCGATGATGCCAGCGGACGAGGAAGGCGGCGCAGTATAAGCATCACGCGCCACCCTTCTTCCGCCAGTCAGCCGCGAGTGCGCTTGCGTCGACCGCCCGCCGCCTCACGCGGCAGACTTTCTCTATCTAGTGGCAGAAAAGTCACGCGGCTTGAATATGCAGAGCTTCAACCGGCGCGAGCTTATTATCCAGCTAAGCGAGGCGTACCGTTGTTTTGCGGGCACACAGGGGACTTGCCCGCCTCCTCCCGGAAACTAGCGCCCGCTGCCTCAAGGTGGCGGGCTTTTTGTTAGCCCACCGCCCTCCGACTGGACAGCAGGCGCGTGGTCTCGATGTCATCACGGGAAATCCCAATGTCTCTGAGCAGGTCGTTCGGTGACTCGGTCAGCTCGTCCATTGCCTTCAATTGCGCCTTCTGTTCGGCTCGGCGACTGAGCCAGTCCACAAGGGGACCAACTGCGACAAGAGGAAGAAGGTTCACAATCGTAGGAAGGTTCACAAGCATCGGAGCACTCCCTTCACCGCTGGCGGAAAAACTGCACGCAAGCTAGACCGATGCGTCGATGCGTCTGTGACAAACCTCACAGACCGTGCAGCAAAACTGCCCGGCTGTCTCTGGTGGCGGCCTTTCGCGTCCCGGCAAAAAGCAACCTCATCTCAATCCGCTTGCAGTTGTTTCATCCGCACATCCCATTCAAGGTCAGTGAGCACT
This window encodes:
- a CDS encoding DUF1127 domain-containing protein, which encodes MLVNLPTIVNLLPLVAVGPLVDWLSRRAEQKAQLKAMDELTESPNDLLRDIGISRDDIETTRLLSSRRAVG